The Octopus bimaculoides isolate UCB-OBI-ISO-001 chromosome 16, ASM119413v2, whole genome shotgun sequence genome window below encodes:
- the LOC106875726 gene encoding uncharacterized protein K02A2.6-like — translation MCHYLLPTPENILAKLNGGKIFSKLDVSDAYLQIKVNDEYSKYLTVNTHKGLYKYKRSPFGLKVAPVIFQQIMDAMLADSELAIPYMESESRDQHVEHVKYVFEKIKDYCFTLNEKNYEFLLPEIRHLGQVINRNGRRHDLSRADAIKSMPSPTNIATLQAYLELADYYQIYIPNMHKVRAPLNKLLKKRYDMELVRKLPKGVRKNLLNII, via the coding sequence ATGTGCCACTATCTGCTACCTACTCCGGAGAATATTTTAGCGAAATTAAACGGTggaaagatattttctaaattggatGTCTCTGACGCGTACCTACAAATTAAAGTAAACGATGAATACTCGAAATACCTAACAGTCAACACACATAAAGGACTTTATAAATACAAGAGGTCACCATTTGGTTTAAAAGTCGCACCAGTGATTTTTCAACAGATTATGGATGCAATGTTAGCGGACAGTGAATTAGCAATTCCATACATGGAAAGTGAATCCAGAGATCAACACGTCGAGCacgtaaaatatgtatttgaaaaaattaaagattattgCTTTAccttgaatgaaaaaaattatgaatttttgttACCAGAAATAAGACACTTAGGACAAGTCATTAACAGAAATGGACGACGACATGACCTGTCGAGGGCAGATGCAATTAAAAGTATGCCTTCTCCGACTAATATAGCGACCTTACAAGCATATTTAGAACTGGCAGATTATTACCAAATTTATATCCCAAATATGCATAAGGTTAGGGCTCCACTGAATAAATTGCTGAAAAAAAGATATGATATGGAATTAGTCAGAAAATTGCCAAAAGGCGTtcggaaaaatttattaaatattatctgA